A single genomic interval of Mucilaginibacter robiniae harbors:
- a CDS encoding acyltransferase family protein — protein METKKKTYFENLDGLRTTAFLLVFLQHSLLAWTSRLKPAERPSNIFFSFISGSGGLGVSVFFVLSGFLITYLLLHEKELKGRINVPFFYMRRVLRIWPLYYVVILFAIYLYPYLKAKLGNPSPAVGSAVSHPFYYFAFLANFDVLNVFKHKEGLDAQQAVTWSVAVEEQFYLIWPLLFYFTPRKFYKFICIAAILLCQVFRIIHKDDDITLYYHSLSVIADLALGGLCGYYAYYSSQFKLFFQQLNKPSIILIYLLGCLWIVYANNLFKSPLFDACGRLVNTLFYAFVILEQNYSTNSFFKFSNNKVFSFLGKYTYGLYLMHPIAIRFTEIILNKGLKISIYGGSVYYSEQTIVSLFLAIVMSYLSYEFFEQRFLRLKHKYSLS, from the coding sequence TTGGAAACAAAAAAGAAAACTTATTTTGAAAATTTAGATGGCTTAAGAACTACTGCTTTTTTGTTGGTTTTTTTACAGCATTCTCTACTGGCCTGGACGAGCAGATTAAAGCCTGCTGAAAGACCATCTAATATATTCTTTAGCTTTATATCCGGTTCAGGCGGACTTGGCGTATCTGTCTTTTTTGTATTAAGCGGCTTTCTAATCACCTATTTACTGTTGCATGAAAAAGAATTGAAAGGCAGAATCAATGTACCGTTTTTTTACATGCGAAGAGTACTACGTATCTGGCCTCTTTATTATGTGGTAATCTTGTTCGCTATTTACCTATATCCTTATTTAAAAGCTAAATTAGGTAACCCATCTCCTGCTGTTGGTTCTGCTGTAAGCCATCCTTTTTATTATTTTGCCTTTTTAGCCAATTTTGATGTACTTAATGTTTTTAAACACAAAGAAGGGCTAGATGCACAGCAGGCAGTAACCTGGTCTGTTGCAGTTGAAGAGCAATTCTACCTGATATGGCCTTTGTTGTTTTACTTCACTCCACGAAAATTTTATAAGTTTATCTGTATAGCCGCTATACTCCTATGTCAGGTATTTAGAATTATTCATAAAGATGATGATATCACTTTATATTATCATTCCCTAAGCGTGATTGCTGACTTAGCTCTTGGTGGCCTCTGCGGCTATTATGCTTATTATAGCAGCCAATTTAAATTGTTTTTTCAACAGCTGAACAAGCCATCCATCATCTTGATTTACCTTTTAGGATGCTTATGGATTGTATACGCAAATAACTTGTTCAAGTCGCCCTTATTTGACGCTTGCGGTAGATTGGTAAACACCTTATTTTATGCGTTCGTTATACTTGAGCAAAACTATAGTACAAATTCATTTTTTAAGTTCTCTAACAATAAGGTATTTTCTTTTTTAGGTAAATACACGTATGGGCTTTACCTCATGCATCCCATAGCTATTCGTTTTACTGAAATTATCCTTAACAAAGGTTTAAAAATATCTATTTACGGTGGTTCCGTGTATTATTCAGAGCAAACAATAGTAAGTCTATTCCTTGCTATAGTAATGAGTTATCTGTCATACGAGTTTTTTGAACAACGTTTTTTAAGGCTAAAGCACAAGTATTCTTTATCATAA
- a CDS encoding fructosamine kinase family protein, with amino-acid sequence MAISRHFTTHLAEQLSAIHQRPVQLTSVSPISGGDINEAYCLHTNTGKYMMKLNSKQAYPGMFACESEGLNAIQSTQTIAVPEVVLQSDFEQDSYLILEWIDATHATPATSRKLGEQLAAMHRHTAGQFGFHQDNYMGSLPQSNRKHDTWRSFFIEERLQPMVQRALNKRLLQNAEANQFEQLYLHLGDWFEEEVPALIHGDLWGGNYLIGADGKPYLIDPAVSYGHREFDLAMTTLFGGYSREFYEGYQNTFPLAQDWEQRSHLWNLYPLLLHLNLFGLGYLSRVKDCLKKYV; translated from the coding sequence ATGGCTATTTCCCGGCACTTCACTACGCATTTAGCAGAGCAATTATCGGCTATACACCAGCGCCCTGTTCAACTCACATCAGTTAGCCCCATTAGTGGTGGCGATATTAACGAAGCGTATTGCCTACACACCAATACAGGTAAATACATGATGAAACTGAACAGTAAACAAGCTTACCCAGGTATGTTTGCTTGTGAAAGTGAAGGGCTAAATGCTATCCAATCTACCCAAACCATTGCTGTACCTGAGGTGGTATTACAAAGTGATTTTGAACAGGATAGCTATTTAATTTTGGAATGGATTGATGCTACACACGCCACGCCAGCTACTTCCCGCAAGCTGGGAGAGCAACTAGCCGCCATGCACCGGCATACGGCCGGGCAGTTTGGCTTTCACCAAGACAATTACATGGGTTCGTTACCGCAAAGTAACCGCAAGCATGACACTTGGAGAAGCTTTTTTATAGAGGAGCGTTTACAACCGATGGTGCAAAGAGCTTTGAATAAACGTTTACTGCAAAATGCGGAAGCTAACCAATTTGAACAGCTTTACTTACATTTAGGAGATTGGTTTGAGGAAGAAGTACCTGCGCTGATTCATGGTGATTTATGGGGCGGCAATTATTTAATTGGTGCCGATGGCAAGCCTTACCTGATTGACCCGGCAGTAAGCTACGGCCACCGTGAGTTTGATTTAGCCATGACGACCTTATTTGGTGGCTATAGCCGGGAGTTTTATGAAGGATACCAGAATACGTTTCCGCTGGCTCAAGACTGGGAGCAACGCAGCCATTTGTGGAACTTGTACCCGTTGCTGTTGCATTTGAATTTATTCGGATTAGGATATTTAAGCAGGGTAAAGGATTGTTTAAAGAAGTATGTTTAA
- the lepA gene encoding translation elongation factor 4, with protein MKHIRNFCIIAHIDHGKSTLADRLLEYTKTITHREAQAQLLDDMDLERERGITIKSHAIQMDYQLDGQAYVLNLIDTPGHVDFSYEVSRSIAACEGALLIVDASQGIQAQTISNLYLALENDLEIIPVLNKMDLPGAMPEEVKDQIVDLIGCKREDILAASGKTGMGIEDILRAIIERVPAPVGDPEAPLQALIFDSVFNSFRGIIAYYKVVNGEIRKNTKVKFIATGKEYFADEVGTLKLNQVPKDVIKTGDVGYIISGIKEAREVKVGDTITLVESPAAGGIQGFEEVKPMVFAGIYPVDTEDYEELRESMAKLQLNDASLVFEPESSAALGFGFRCGFLGMLHMEIIQERLEREFDMTVITTVPNVSYIAYTTKDEELIVNNPSDLPDPSKLEFVEEPYIKANIITKAEFVGPVMSLCIQKRGIIVNQSYLTADRVELIFEMPMGEIVFDFYDKLKTISKGYASFDYTQIGYRQSDLVRLDIKLNGEPVDALSSLIHRSNSYDFGKKICEKLKELLPRQQFEIAIQASIGAKVIARENVRALRKDVTAKCYGGDISRKRKLLEKQKKGKKRMRQVGNVEIPQSAFMAVLKLD; from the coding sequence ATGAAGCACATTCGTAACTTTTGTATCATCGCACACATCGATCACGGTAAAAGCACCCTGGCCGATCGTTTGCTGGAATATACCAAAACTATCACGCATCGCGAAGCGCAGGCCCAGTTGCTCGACGATATGGACCTGGAACGTGAACGCGGGATTACCATAAAAAGCCATGCCATCCAGATGGATTACCAGTTGGACGGCCAAGCTTACGTTCTGAACCTGATTGACACGCCCGGACACGTCGATTTTTCCTATGAAGTTTCCCGTTCTATTGCCGCCTGTGAGGGCGCTTTGCTGATTGTGGATGCTTCGCAGGGTATTCAGGCGCAAACAATTTCCAACTTGTACCTGGCCTTGGAGAACGACCTGGAAATTATTCCGGTACTTAATAAAATGGATTTACCCGGCGCTATGCCTGAAGAGGTAAAAGACCAGATTGTTGACCTGATTGGTTGCAAACGCGAAGACATATTAGCGGCTTCCGGCAAAACCGGGATGGGTATTGAAGATATTCTGCGTGCTATTATAGAGCGTGTTCCTGCCCCTGTTGGTGATCCGGAAGCGCCCTTGCAAGCGTTGATTTTCGACTCGGTATTTAATTCATTCCGGGGTATTATTGCTTACTATAAAGTAGTAAACGGCGAAATCAGGAAGAACACCAAAGTAAAGTTTATCGCTACTGGCAAAGAATACTTTGCTGATGAAGTAGGTACGCTGAAGCTGAATCAGGTACCTAAAGATGTTATTAAAACCGGCGATGTAGGTTACATTATATCAGGTATTAAAGAAGCACGTGAAGTAAAAGTTGGTGATACCATTACGTTGGTTGAAAGTCCGGCTGCTGGAGGTATTCAGGGCTTTGAAGAAGTAAAACCGATGGTATTTGCCGGTATATATCCGGTAGATACAGAGGACTATGAAGAACTACGCGAATCCATGGCCAAGCTGCAATTGAATGATGCTTCGCTGGTTTTCGAACCAGAATCATCAGCTGCTTTGGGATTTGGTTTCCGTTGTGGTTTCTTGGGTATGCTCCACATGGAAATTATTCAGGAAAGGCTGGAACGCGAGTTCGATATGACGGTAATTACTACCGTTCCCAACGTATCATACATCGCTTATACTACCAAAGACGAAGAGTTAATAGTAAACAACCCGTCCGATTTGCCAGACCCCAGCAAGCTGGAGTTTGTGGAAGAGCCTTATATAAAAGCCAATATCATTACCAAGGCCGAGTTTGTCGGTCCGGTCATGTCGTTATGTATACAGAAACGTGGTATTATCGTCAATCAATCATATCTCACGGCAGATCGTGTGGAGCTGATTTTTGAGATGCCAATGGGCGAAATTGTATTCGACTTTTATGATAAGCTAAAAACTATATCTAAGGGTTATGCTTCGTTTGATTATACGCAAATCGGTTATCGCCAGTCTGATCTGGTCCGTTTGGATATTAAACTGAACGGTGAACCTGTGGATGCTTTATCATCACTCATTCACCGCAGCAACTCGTATGATTTTGGTAAAAAGATTTGCGAAAAGCTGAAAGAACTGCTGCCACGCCAGCAATTTGAAATTGCCATACAGGCTTCTATCGGTGCTAAGGTTATAGCGCGTGAAAACG